In Anopheles arabiensis isolate DONGOLA chromosome 2, AaraD3, whole genome shotgun sequence, the genomic window CCCGGCTGTCCGGCATTATTGTTGTACGCCGGTTGCGTCGGTGTCGTTTGCGTTTCCACATTATTGTTAACCTGATCCGTTTGGCCCGTCGCTGTCGATAGAGTAGCGAACTGGTTGGCCAGATCGCCTACCACCGCCGGGGTTGTCGTTGCCGTCATGGCTGTCATCGTGTTGGTGGGCTGTGAAACCGTAAGCAGATCATGGGCCGCATTGCTAGCCGGTGTAGCGAACGTGTTTGCTAGCGGGGGCACCATCGGTATGAAGGGCATGGAGCGGTTCGCATTCGTCGTGTCCACCGTCGAGCCCGCCATCGTATTCTGCGTTGTTGTCGTCGCGCTCGGGAACATGGCCGTACTGCCCACCGGAACAACCGGCACGGACTGTGCTCCACCATTTAGCGGCACCTTTGCATCAGCCGGCATCATACGAATCGGTATCCGGTGCAGATACCCATAGCCAATGCCACAGCCGAGGCTTCCTTCACCGCCCCACTTCGAGTTGGGCGTAATCGTCACCTCCCGGCACCGGTCGAGATCCGTATTGTACACGTACATCTTCAGCGGACGACCTTCGTGCGATTCGATCAGCGTAAACAGATCCTCGCTCTCGTGCAGTATCGAATCGGCACCGATAATGTAATCCGTGAACGGGATCAGCCCAGCTTCCTCGGCCGGGGACGACGGATGCACCTCCAGTATGTGCCACACGTTCTCGTTGGCACCCTCGAACGAGCAAAAGCGTATGCTAACCCCGAGCAGCCCCTGTCCGCCCCAGGTACTGCTGGGCGTAATGTCCACCAGCCGGATGTTCTGCGTCTTGCTGCTGTACACCGTCATCTGGATCTCCCGGTCAATGTTTGCCTTCAGCAGCTCCTTCAGCGTATCGTTGTCCTGGTCCAGCCGAGTGTTTCCGATGGCGAGTATAAAGTCGAAAAATGCTTCCAACCCCGCCGTCTTGCCCGGTGAGTTGTCTTGCACCTGTGCAAGCAAAAAAAGTAGCCGTCAACAATTAAGCCCGCATCAACAAACCAGAGCTTTCCACAAGGCCGCCCCGCAATTGCAGCGGGAAGGGGGGGAAATGCGCTGGATCGAAATTGAACACGTCATCTGTCGGCTTGGCGCACCTACTACAGTGGCCCGAAACTTACCCGCAAAACATGGTATCCCTCGGTTCCGCCTCCCGGTACGGCAATGCTGTGCGATAGGCCCATGTCGTTTACCTAGCAGAGCAGTTTTATCTTGTAATTCGATCAATTATCCACTTTTGTACAGCCAACGATGCGAAAGCCCAGCCGTAGGGaaggaaaactttttttatctctttttgcTCGGCTGCAACAAACATTTGACACTGTCATAATAACCCGCTGGCTTTTGGACGGGAAACTGGGAACGCGATCCCACAGTGCGCCTGTACAAACCTTGTGACAGAAGTGACAGCTGACGCAAGTTTACAGTGCGCTTGTGGGTGAAGGGGAGGAGGGAGGTGCAGGAGAACCAAATAATAACAAACgtttataaataaacattccGTCGTGGGGAAAAATCGTGATCGCGAGGTTTTTCTTACTTCCGACCGACCGAAGATCGTGCAAACGAGAAAGCTCGTGCGGGAATCGTCATTCTTTGTCCGTCGGTTGCGTCGTGAGTGTGGTGAAAACCTCGTACAGCACGGCTGGTGTTCTGGCACGCACCCGTTCGAGGTTCTCTGGAATTGCGATCAATTTCAAAGtgtttttggttgattttcAAATCGAGCTcacaaatttcattttaaaagtgGCACTGTAAGGATAcgttttattcctttttaaaCCCTTCCTGTGTTGTGTGTTATAGCCGtttcggtgtgcgtgtgtgtagaaAAGTTACAAAAGTGTCGGCCCAAGGTAGTGCTGGTGCCGCGTGCCGTAAGCGGCGTACGCGGTCCATAAACCGGGAAAGTACGgcaaaaatgactaaggaatcggaAGACCTGGAGCGGGAAAAGGAAACCCTCCGGGAGCGTGCCATGATGCGGGTGTACTACGCCGCCAAGGAGGGCTTCTGTACGCAACTGTTGGCCTTGCTCAGTGAGATAAAGGATGAGGAAGAACGTCGCGCCATCGTGAATCAGGTAAGCGCTCCATAGCCATCCCATTGGATCGACTAGAAAGTCATTCTTttcccacagacacacacagaaaaatagaaacagaacagaaagCACGAAAATCCTCGCCCTTCTTTTAGCGCAGCGTAAAATGGAAGCGGCTACAGCACCACTTTAGGAAAAACGCTTTACGCTCTCGTCATTTTGGCAAACGACCATACGCGAGCGAAACCGCACTGCCCCGAACCGCCCACACCTGCAGCCCTCGCGCCGATCATCGACGCACGGGTCCGATCGGCGCACCGTTAATGAACTATAAAATTGTTCGCCAAGACACACACTTTTGCATCACACAGCAACGCCGTTGTTTCTTGCGGGTGGAAgcaagagagcgagcgagcgagcgagctgTTGCGGTGTCATCTCGTAATTTCTGCTTCTAATTTGGTcacatgcaaaaccacacagaCAGCTGCAGAACACCACGCGCTGCTGCAAAGGAAGGGAGCGTCAACCATCCATCGGTTCCCTGCTCCTGCCTGCGCGAGTAAAACTGCTGCTACGCATCGGAAAACCCATGCTCGCGTCACCAGCTCGTTGCGCCTTATAGTGTGCGCCGCCGGTCGCTGTAGTGTGAAGCAAAGCACAACCCCAAACAAATTCGACCGACTTCCGAGCACACATACAACACATTGGACTTCGTTTCTGCAAACATTGGTGTTCTTTTTGGGAGTgggagatgtgtgtgtatgtttgtttcaCGGTCAAGGATAGGTTACGGATTACATGTTCTTAATGCAAATACGAATCAATTTGGCCAACACTGCATGCGTGTACCGATCGCTGAATGATCGCTCTtctaatgaaatgaaaacatgtTATGATGGGCCGACAAAAATACGTTGTGCAAACagctccgtttttttttcttttccttctaccTTCGCGCAAACACGCCAACACAAAGACGCAAATGGGCGTGCGGGTGGCGACACAAAGACGCAAATTGcgcgttttaatttaaaaccgatgcgtgtgttgttttaattttgcaatAAAGTTTATATCCATTGGGAAAGGCAAACCGCAATGTAAACTGATACACACAAGCcatttgttttaaacattGGGTGCagatccttttttttactggtCTTTTGCTTGTATTTTGACACGAACCACGTCCACGCCATTTTGACTTCCGTATACATGGTCGTTAA contains:
- the LOC120894711 gene encoding Golgi reassembly-stacking protein 2 produces the protein MGLSHSIAVPGGGTEGYHVLRVQDNSPGKTAGLEAFFDFILAIGNTRLDQDNDTLKELLKANIDREIQMTVYSSKTQNIRLVDITPSSTWGGQGLLGVSIRFCSFEGANENVWHILEVHPSSPAEEAGLIPFTDYIIGADSILHESEDLFTLIESHEGRPLKMYVYNTDLDRCREVTITPNSKWGGEGSLGCGIGYGYLHRIPIRMMPADAKVPLNGGAQSVPVVPVGSTAMFPSATTTTQNTMAGSTVDTTNANRSMPFIPMVPPLANTFATPASNAAHDLLTVSQPTNTMTAMTATTTPAVVGDLANQFATLSTATGQTDQVNNNVETQTTPTQPAYNNNAGQPGEVASPPIHVGPAIYTPPAVSAEQVQNPSANGEPGPQQVPMANLSYPTSSVPSLLPTTGANPYSMASTVPPPSTLASDFYQMYGSTAAPTSGSTAVAPSANSYAMSTTIDFLQSQQQQQQPQQPWGSQPPVQMYSTYPQVQPIADPSQSPAHHQQAGAGGSVPAASTLFQSNAVTTPISLPGMPPITVSATIQPEALRGLQFTNAPVSGAPPQQLQQQQPPLMTMPAPTLQ